The Oscillospiraceae bacterium genome contains a region encoding:
- a CDS encoding transcriptional regulator, with the protein MDTRIPELRKARRLSQQELADAVGVTRQTITSLEVGKYTASLVLAYKLARYFGLPIEQVFDFSEVEE; encoded by the coding sequence TTGGATACAAGAATCCCGGAGCTGCGCAAGGCCCGCAGGCTCAGCCAGCAGGAGCTGGCCGACGCGGTGGGCGTAACGCGGCAGACCATCACCAGCCTCGAGGTTGGAAAATACACCGCCAGCCTGGTGCTGGCCTACAAGCTCGCCCGGTATTTCGGGCTTCCCATCGAACAGGTATTCGATTTCAGTGAAGTGGAGGAATAA